Proteins encoded together in one Balearica regulorum gibbericeps isolate bBalReg1 chromosome 3, bBalReg1.pri, whole genome shotgun sequence window:
- the EEF1A1 gene encoding elongation factor 1-alpha 1 translates to MGKEKTHINIVVIGHVDSGKSTTTGHLIYKCGGIDKRTIEKFEKEAAEMGKGSFKYAWVLDKLKAERERGITIDISLWKFETSKYYVTIIDAPGHRDFIKNMITGTSQADCAVLIVAAGVGEFEAGISKNGQTREHALLAYTLGVKQLIVGVNKMDSTEPPYSQKRYEEIVKEVSTYIKKIGYNPDTVAFVPISGWNGDNMLEPSSNMPWFKGWKVTRKDGNASGTTLLEALDCILPPTRPTDKPLRLPLQDVYKIGGIGTVPVGRVETGVLKPGMVVTFAPVNVTTEVKSVEMHHEALSEALPGDNVGFNVKNVSVKDVRRGNVAGDSKNDPPMEAAGFTAQVIILNHPGQISAGYAPVLDCHTAHIACKFAELKEKIDRRSGKKLEDGPKFLKSGDAAIVDMIPGKPMCVESFSDYPPLGRFAVRDMRQTVAVGVIKAVDKKAGGAGKVTKSAQKAQKAK, encoded by the exons atgggaaaggagaagacCCACATCAACATCGTCGTCATCGGCCACGTCGATTCTGGCAAGTCCACCACCACCGGCCACCTCATCTACAAATGTGGCGGTATCGACAAGAGGACCATCGAGAAGTTCGAGAAGGAAGCAGCTGAG ATGGGCAAAGGTTCCTTCAAATATGCCTGGGTCTTGGACAAGCTGAAAGCTGAACGTGAGCGTGGTATTACAATTGATATTTCCCTGTGGAAATTTGAAACAAGCAAATACTACGTCACCATCATTGACGCTCCTGGACACAGAGACTTCATTAAGAACATGATTACTGGAACTTCTCAG gctGATTGTGCTGTCCTGATTGTGGCTGCTGGTGTTGGTGAGTTCGAGGCTGGTATTTCCAAGAACGGGCAGACCCGTGAGCATGCCCTTCTGGCCTACACCCTGGGTGTGAAACAGCTGATTGTTGGTGTCAACAAGATGGATTCTACCGAGCCACCTTACAGCCAGAAGAGATATGAAGAGATTGTCAAAGAAGTCAGCACTTACATCAAGAAAATTGGCTACAACCCAGACACTGTAGCTTTTGTGCCAATTTCTGGTTGGAACGGAGACAACATGTTGGAGCCGAGCTCTAAC ATGCCCTGGTTCAAGGGATGGAAGGTTACCCGAAAGGATGGCAACGCCAGTGGAACCACCCTCCTTGAAGCTTTGGACTGTATCCTGCCACCAACTCGTCCAACTGACAAACCTCTGCGTCTGCCTCTTCAGGACGTCTACAAAATTGGCG gCATTGGTACTGTACCTGTTGGCCGTGTGGAAACTGGTGTTCTGAAGCCAGGCATGGTGGTTACGTTTGCCCCTGTCAACGTTACAACTGAAGTAAAATCTGTTGAGATGCACCACGAAGCCCTGAGCGAAGCTCTGCCTGGTGATAACGTTGGCTTCAATGTCAAGAACGTGTCTGTGAAAGATGTTCGCCGTGGCAACGTTGCTGGTGACAGCAAGAACGATCCTCCGATGGAAGCTGCTGGCTTCACTGCACAG GTTATTATCCTGAACCACCCTGGCCAAATCAGCGCTGGTTATGCCCCTGTGCTGGATTGCCACACTGCTCACATTGCGTGCAAATTCGCCGAGCTCAAAGAGAAGATTGATCGTCGTTCTGGCAAGAAGCTGGAGGATGGCCCCAAATTCCTGAAATCTGGAGATGCTGCCATTGTTGATATGATCCCTGGCAAACCCATGTGTGTCGAGAGCTTCTCCGATTATCCTCCTCTGG gtcGTTTTGCCGTGCGTGACATGAGACAGACGGTTGCTGTTGGTGTCATCAAGGCAGTTGACAAGAAGGCCGGTGGAGCTGGCAAGGTCACAAAGTCTGCCCAGAAGGCCCAGAAGGCTAAATGA